tgaaattttaccTCTTGGGTTCCAAGTATTtctgttaatgttttaatttttttttaatcctcacccaaggatctttttccattgaatttttagagagagtggaagaaagagggaaagaccgatagaaatattgatgtgagagaaacacatggattgggattggttgcctcctgcgtgagccAACCAGGGCCcatgctggggaggagcctgcaaccaaagtacgtgcccttgatgggaattgaacccgagaccctttggtctgcaggctgacgctctatccactgagccaaaccgggtagggctttgttgttgttaatagaCTTTATTATAAAAAGCCTCGTCACCTACAGCTCTGGtgatttttcatgttttatctcTTTCATTTAGCTTCAAATAAGGTAAGAActtgataaaattcaaaatttactGAATTTTGTGTTAATGTCAGGTACAGAATTTTCCTCTTGACTATCTCCCTTCCTTGGGGCTGTTGCTGTTGTGTTCTGAAGGAAATGGCGTGCCAACCATTCGCTGGTTCTCATGGCTttgcagtggaggcagggcctttCCCTGACTTGGTAGCTTCCCACACTCTTTTGCCTCtgaactgtttttcttttcccaccGGCTGGTGATGGGTGTTCATTTTCACTCTCCTTCCACGAGGAGGCTCCGGAGTCAGATTCTTCACTGTCGTACTCAGTAGTATCACTGTCAGGTTGGGTCTGGTTCACCTGGCTGAATTGAGAATGGTGCCTAGATCGTCTTCGTTCAAGATAGGCATTTACCAAAGCCACTTCTGAGTCAGTTATAGGAGTAAGCTGGATCTTTGGTTTTTTCATCTTTGGTGAAGAGTCCCAGGCACCATCTTTGTTTTGCCACTTACGGGAAGTATCTTTGCTTGCTAACaatcaatgaaataaatcaaCAAGTTAGGCACATTGTTGGTTACCATACCTTCACATTACCTAAGAGCCCTGATATAAGATCAAGGGAAAAGTCTCTAAACTTTTCTAGAGAAGGACCCTTTCTCCTTTGAAGTCTTAAAGATTCACGTTTATGTGAATGTGATTTGGGTAGCAGGAAACtaaaaagaatctttttttttatacagTGGTGTACTGGAATTGGCTGGTCAATAACTTAGTTAAGCTTTCAGGAATTTGTGAGATAGTTGTTAAACACAGACATTAGTAAAAATTAGACTATCAAAAATTACCATTACATCAATTTATTACAAATAAACATAATTCTCAAAAcatcacttcctaattattttattacattttattatgatGTATGCTCTTGAAGCTATTTGTCTATTGTTGGGTGTGAGAAATACCACATAATTATGTGCTACTGTGCATCTCCTTCCCAGCTCCATGTTCAGTGACATGTTAGTGACTTGAAATCACTTCGGGTAGGATAAAAATCAACAAGAACCAAAAGTCAGGCATTTCTTATGGTTTGTTGACTCTCTAGGTTTAAAGTAATGGAGAACATGGTCCTAACCTAGATTTACTTTAAAAGTATCATGCCTATAGCCACTACATTGTGAATAGCACCtccaaaaaatgaggaaatattcTTCCAGAGTATTCTAAAGCTATTATCCAATTTGCAAAGAAGTCACTCACATCATTGACAACCAAGTTAAGTTCCCAACATACATCTTGTTTCTTTCATATTACTCTTTAGGGAAAGTAACATTCATAATGGAACTACACTTGTTGATCAATTGCAGATATAAGTTGGCTAAGAATGCAAGAGTCTGgtaaaaatcaaggaaaatattttgtgagaATCAGTGGTCCATGTGGAATTTACCATAAAGAGTATGACATATTTTACTAAAGGATcgatgtacgaaattcatgcatgggtcggggggtccctcagcctagcctgcgccctctctggctatctggaacccctcgctcctaaccccctcctgcttgctccttaccacttggctcactgctccttagcactgccatggagatgtgagaggctcccgccactgctgctgtgctcgccaacaatgagcccagcttctggctgagtggcactcccgctgtgggagcgcactgaccaccaggaggcagctcctgcattgagtgtctgtcccctggtggtcagtgcgcatcataggaaccggttgttctggtcatccGGTCGTTCGCCctaatggtcactgggcttttattatatagattatttgtaAATTATGTGGTATACATCCTTTatatcagtaatttttttaaatgtatacacacatttttggAGAGTCAATTGTTAAACATTTTCCAGCACACCACTGCTTATGggttattgaaaaaaatgttatttacagATCATAATCCTGTAATAACTCTAACCTTAAGTGTATGTAAAAAGGAAGCTGTGTGAAGGGAGAATGCTGAGGAATGAAAAGAAGTTGAGCTTTACCTACCAGTAATTCATAGCCCCTCCTAAGTTAAAGCAGCTAAATTATCCTGCACTAAAGCAAGAAGCTTGTCCAATGAGCTGCCATAGGTCTTGGGGAGGCCCCATAACAAACACTCTTGGCTATTCGCCTCTGTTGCTTGCTTTCCACATGCAGCACATAGTTCTCTCATCAAAGTCCGATACCAAACATGCACCAACTCTCACCTTTACTTACTGAAGAGCTTGTCCCACtatcttcattctttttcttctcagaCATCTGTTTCAGAAATATAGATTAGTGATAGTGATCTTACATCATACACACCCTCAGATCATCCACACCTTCACAGTCCCAACTAACATGTACAGATGCAAAAGAtggacagtgaagaaggctgaCAGGGAAAAAATAGACTCATCTGGAATGTGGTGTTGAAGGAAAACTCTATGGATACCCTGGACCACCAAAAAGATGAAcaagtgggtcctagagcaaGTTAAACCTGAAACATTGCTGGAGGCAAAAATAACAAAAGTGAAGCTTTCCTATTTGGGGCACATCATAAGAaggcagagaaaacagaagaTAGCAGATTCTTCACTAGAAGGGCCAAATATGAGATGTCAACTTCAtcaaagaagccataggcatgagtctacAGAAGtggagcagggctgttgaggacaagacattgtggacatcactcattcatagtgTCACCAAGAGTTGGAGCCACTCTATGGCACCCACAATAGTCATCATAGTTGGTTGCTTTTCACTTTCACTTCTGCTGCCCATTAGGAAGACCATGCTTTGATAGCAGAATCTACCAAAATGTTTAAATCAAGCAAAAGGAACAAAGACTTGAGGGAAAATAATAATGGTAAGGAGCTATAGGTTATAAAGTTTTTCTGTATTCATATTATAGAGtaatatcatttaaaaagatatttgataGTACtataattagtttttaaattgatttaaaaatttttaagcctccctcgaggatattttttccattgacttttttttatagagtggaagggagggagagaagggggggtagagagagagaaacatctatgtgagagagccacatcgtccaaggtacatgcccttgaccaggaatcaaacccgaggccTTAGGTCCACAAGCTGAGGCTCtaacactgagcaaaaccagccaagactttaaattactttttaaagggCATTTTATCAAGTCACATTTCAATAATTCTTTCAGATCTTTACTCAATTCACAGACTTAATATTTCCTAAATCCTTTagaaatttttcttcaaaatgcaaCCATAATATATATTATCTGTGAATATGGCAACCAGAATAAATGGATTTCTCTGAATAGTtccaatttcaaatattttgcccaatACTCCATAAATGTATTTGTCCCATTTATCAGATCAGTCTCCCACTTTTTGATGCTGAAGATGATTTTgtcaaataatacaaatataaagcTCTTCCTCCTTCAGAATGTATCAAAAATTTTAGGAATACTCATAACACTTTTGACACATAATAATTCTTCTGGGAACTTTTCACCAGGAAATAAGCCCCCAAAGAGAAAAAGTTTTGTATATAGAAATATTCATCACAGCGTAATTCAGataatataaagtataaaattcaaaaatagaCATGGTTAAATAAATGCAGTATAATTATACAATCATATAATATATAGTTGTGCAAATGATTATGGTAAAAGTATGTTATAACATGaggaaataaatgttataatattaagttaaaaatcaagataaaaatt
The genomic region above belongs to Eptesicus fuscus isolate TK198812 chromosome 14, DD_ASM_mEF_20220401, whole genome shotgun sequence and contains:
- the SSMEM1 gene encoding serine-rich single-pass membrane protein 1 isoform X1; its protein translation is MGELLSLFWEVDPPPRPLIFSIPNQDYECRQDDSCGAIGTLLFWYFVIILVLMFFSRASIWMSEKKKNEDSGTSSSVSKASKDTSRKWQNKDGAWDSSPKMKKPKIQLTPITDSEVALVNAYLERRRSRHHSQFSQVNQTQPDSDTTEYDSEESDSGASSWKESENEHPSPAGGKRKTVQRQKSVGSYQVRERPCLHCKAMRTSEWLARHFLQNTTATAPRKGDSQEENSVPDINTKFSKF
- the SSMEM1 gene encoding serine-rich single-pass membrane protein 1 isoform X3, which translates into the protein MRYQGNTLGFVAGAQMSEKKKNEDSGTSSSVSKASKDTSRKWQNKDGAWDSSPKMKKPKIQLTPITDSEVALVNAYLERRRSRHHSQFSQVNQTQPDSDTTEYDSEESDSGASSWKESENEHPSPAGGKRKTVQRQKSVGSYQVRERPCLHCKAMRTSEWLARHFLQNTTATAPRKGDSQEENSVPDINTKFSKF
- the SSMEM1 gene encoding serine-rich single-pass membrane protein 1 isoform X2, whose translation is MISGRKPLTRATLLHMRGANGQAKETGLQMSEKKKNEDSGTSSSVSKASKDTSRKWQNKDGAWDSSPKMKKPKIQLTPITDSEVALVNAYLERRRSRHHSQFSQVNQTQPDSDTTEYDSEESDSGASSWKESENEHPSPAGGKRKTVQRQKSVGSYQVRERPCLHCKAMRTSEWLARHFLQNTTATAPRKGDSQEENSVPDINTKFSKF